A window of the Bradyrhizobium ottawaense genome harbors these coding sequences:
- a CDS encoding efflux RND transporter periplasmic adaptor subunit, whose translation MTPEQINVPSRRSLLTTAAAGALLAGIVIGYGFISRAQSKQEVVQWTDTQATPTVALAQSIPGGSHQALTLPGNIQPFNRAAIFARVNGYVKSWDHDIGSAVKAGEVLATIDAPDLDQQLGQAKATLASVRANHQIASLTANRNNILLQKQIVAQQLADQTTADEKAKEAVVDANEANVRQLEAMQSFKTLAAPFDGVVTSRNVELGMLINSGGSGQPLFEVSDLHRVRIYVQVPQSFSAGLTVGMKATFEMPQYPGVQFDATLSHISRAINPASHSMQVELQADNAAGKFFGGSYCNVHFEIPTDANLVKIPSTALITGNQGTQVATVDGNGKVVLKSIQLGRDLGDSVEVVAGLTPSDRIINSPTETLATGDAVRVATATSPAAAAASKPSQH comes from the coding sequence ATGACCCCGGAACAAATCAACGTCCCAAGTCGGCGGAGCCTGCTGACGACGGCCGCCGCCGGAGCCCTCCTTGCCGGCATCGTGATCGGCTACGGCTTCATCAGCCGCGCGCAGAGCAAGCAGGAAGTCGTGCAGTGGACCGATACGCAGGCGACCCCGACCGTTGCCCTCGCGCAGTCCATCCCCGGCGGCAGCCATCAAGCCCTGACGCTGCCGGGCAATATCCAGCCCTTTAACAGGGCGGCGATCTTCGCGCGGGTGAACGGATATGTGAAGAGCTGGGACCACGACATCGGGTCGGCGGTGAAGGCCGGAGAGGTGCTGGCTACCATCGACGCTCCCGATCTCGATCAGCAGCTCGGGCAGGCCAAAGCGACGCTGGCGAGCGTGAGGGCCAATCATCAAATTGCGTCGCTCACCGCCAACCGGAACAACATACTGCTGCAAAAGCAGATCGTCGCCCAGCAGCTGGCGGACCAGACCACCGCCGACGAGAAGGCGAAGGAGGCCGTCGTCGACGCCAACGAAGCCAACGTCCGCCAGCTCGAGGCCATGCAATCGTTCAAGACGCTGGCCGCGCCCTTTGACGGCGTCGTGACCTCCCGAAACGTGGAACTCGGGATGCTGATCAACTCGGGAGGTTCCGGTCAGCCGCTGTTCGAGGTGTCGGACCTGCACCGGGTTCGCATCTACGTGCAGGTGCCGCAATCGTTCTCGGCCGGGCTTACGGTGGGGATGAAGGCGACATTCGAAATGCCGCAATACCCCGGCGTGCAATTCGACGCGACGCTGTCTCATATCTCCAGGGCCATCAATCCGGCGTCCCACAGCATGCAGGTCGAGCTTCAGGCCGACAACGCCGCCGGAAAGTTCTTCGGCGGGAGTTACTGCAATGTGCATTTCGAAATTCCGACCGACGCAAATCTGGTCAAGATCCCTTCGACCGCGCTCATCACCGGCAATCAGGGCACACAAGTCGCGACCGTCGACGGCAATGGCAAGGTTGTCCTCAAGAGCATCCAGCTCGGCCGCGATCTCGGTGACAGCGTGGAGGTTGTTGCCGGCCTGACCCCGTCTGATCGGATTATCAACAGCCCGACGGAAACATTGGCTACGGGCGACGCTGTCCGCGTGGCGACCGCGACATCGCCGGCTGCCGCCGCCGCATCGAAACCGTCACAGCACTGA
- a CDS encoding OpgC domain-containing protein, translating to MDLFRGLANWAIFLDHIPHEVLNSITTRNYGFSDAADLFVFISGYTAALVFGRIMIERGYVAAASRLLRRASELYAAYIIVVVIYIAVIAWVSQQLHDPDDLNQFNIGVFMSRPLWQAVQALALRYTPVNLDVLPLYILLLGTFAPALWLMVRKPTLILICSMAVYFVARHFGWNLAASPSGSWYFNPFAWQFLFFLGAWIALDGSHAIQSIIRSTAAFWLAIAYIVFALIVTTAIRAPELGSLIPHWILQLFDPNDKTNLAPCRVVHLIALAVAVTRFLRLDSPVLQWRALAPLIRCGRHSLQVFCTGIVLSFCAHAVIELSLNSLWAQVFAGAAGILLMTAVAYFWTWPKWTIGRAGRGGRSILQPRRPAIVAGLKPID from the coding sequence TTGGATCTGTTTCGCGGCTTGGCGAATTGGGCAATCTTCCTGGATCACATTCCGCACGAGGTATTGAACTCGATCACAACCAGGAACTATGGCTTCAGCGATGCCGCTGATTTGTTCGTTTTCATATCCGGCTACACCGCCGCCTTGGTGTTCGGAAGGATAATGATCGAGCGGGGTTACGTCGCTGCGGCCTCACGGTTGCTAAGGCGTGCCTCGGAGCTTTATGCCGCGTACATCATCGTGGTTGTCATCTATATCGCTGTCATTGCGTGGGTCTCGCAACAGCTTCACGATCCGGACGACCTAAATCAGTTCAACATCGGCGTTTTCATGAGCAGGCCGCTTTGGCAAGCTGTCCAGGCTCTGGCTCTTAGATACACGCCCGTCAATCTGGACGTCCTTCCGCTCTATATCCTGTTGTTGGGAACGTTTGCTCCCGCCCTGTGGCTCATGGTTCGGAAACCGACGCTGATATTGATTTGTTCAATGGCTGTGTATTTTGTCGCAAGGCATTTTGGCTGGAATCTTGCGGCCTCTCCATCGGGGTCCTGGTATTTCAATCCGTTCGCCTGGCAGTTCCTGTTTTTTCTCGGCGCCTGGATCGCCTTGGACGGCAGCCATGCCATTCAATCGATCATTCGATCCACGGCGGCATTCTGGCTGGCAATCGCCTATATCGTCTTTGCTCTCATTGTGACGACGGCCATTCGCGCACCAGAGCTCGGCAGCCTGATTCCACATTGGATCCTGCAGCTGTTCGATCCCAACGATAAGACGAATCTCGCGCCCTGCCGGGTCGTGCATCTCATTGCTCTTGCTGTTGCGGTCACCCGATTTCTGCGTCTGGACTCGCCAGTTCTGCAATGGCGGGCGCTGGCGCCGTTGATCCGGTGCGGCCGGCACTCGCTTCAGGTTTTTTGCACGGGTATCGTCCTGTCGTTTTGCGCTCATGCCGTGATCGAACTAAGCCTGAATTCGTTGTGGGCTCAGGTTTTCGCGGGCGCGGCAGGAATATTGCTCATGACCGCGGTCGCCTATTTCTGGACATGGCCGAAATGGACGATTGGTCGTGCTGGCCGAGGCGGTCGAAGCATCCTTCAGCCGCGGCGGCCGGCGATCGTGGCGGGGCTGAAGCCGATTGACTAG
- a CDS encoding YeaH/YhbH family protein, protein MAIHIVDRRLNPGSKSLENRQRFLRRAKALVQGAVRKSSQDRDIKDVLEGGEISIPLDGMNEPRFRREGGTRDMVVPGNKKFVEGDILPRQGRGGGGKSSAPGEGDGEDGFRFVLSRDEFVDLFLDDLELPDLAKRKLAEVESESIRRAGYTTSGSPANISVSRTVSRAMARRVALRRPRPEALAALEAELANCSEARRAEIEAEIEALKARMRRIPFIDPIDIRYRRFETTPKPATQAVMFCLMDVSGSMTEHMKDLAKRFYMLLYVFLKRRYRHVEIVFIRHTDKAEEVDEETFFRGPASGGTLVSSALQAMHDIVRSRFRPADWNIYAAQASDGDNSSSDSEVVARLLTEMILPVSQFFAYLEVGQDNGLTFDMPDSSLWTLYERLRIEGAPLSARKVCDRKEIFPVFHDLFKRRGKQERVA, encoded by the coding sequence GTGGCCATTCATATCGTCGACCGGCGGCTGAATCCGGGTAGCAAGAGTCTTGAAAACCGCCAGCGCTTCCTGCGCCGGGCCAAGGCGCTGGTTCAGGGGGCTGTCAGGAAGTCGTCGCAGGACCGGGACATCAAGGATGTCCTGGAAGGCGGCGAGATCAGTATCCCGCTCGACGGCATGAATGAGCCACGCTTTCGCCGCGAGGGCGGTACGCGCGACATGGTGGTTCCCGGAAACAAGAAGTTCGTCGAAGGCGACATCCTGCCGCGACAGGGCCGCGGCGGCGGGGGCAAGTCGAGCGCTCCGGGCGAAGGCGACGGTGAGGACGGCTTCCGTTTCGTCCTCAGCCGCGACGAGTTTGTCGATCTGTTCCTCGACGATCTGGAATTGCCCGATCTCGCCAAGCGCAAGCTTGCCGAGGTCGAAAGCGAGAGCATTCGTCGCGCCGGTTACACGACGTCCGGCTCGCCCGCGAATATTTCGGTGAGCCGCACGGTCAGCCGCGCAATGGCGCGGCGGGTCGCTTTGCGCAGGCCCCGGCCGGAGGCGCTGGCGGCGCTCGAAGCCGAGCTTGCGAATTGCAGCGAGGCGCGACGCGCCGAGATCGAGGCCGAGATCGAAGCCTTGAAAGCCAGGATGCGCCGGATCCCGTTCATCGATCCGATCGATATCAGATACCGGCGTTTTGAAACGACGCCGAAGCCGGCGACGCAGGCCGTGATGTTCTGCCTGATGGATGTATCGGGCTCGATGACCGAGCACATGAAGGATCTCGCCAAACGCTTCTACATGCTGCTCTACGTCTTCTTGAAACGGCGCTATCGCCACGTCGAGATCGTCTTCATCCGGCATACCGACAAGGCCGAAGAGGTCGACGAGGAGACGTTCTTTCGCGGGCCGGCGTCCGGCGGCACCCTGGTGTCGAGCGCGTTGCAGGCGATGCACGATATTGTCAGGTCGCGGTTTCGTCCGGCGGACTGGAACATCTACGCCGCGCAGGCATCCGATGGCGACAATTCGAGTTCGGACAGCGAGGTCGTGGCCCGGCTGCTGACGGAGATGATCCTGCCGGTCAGCCAGTTCTTTGCCTATCTGGAAGTCGGCCAGGACAACGGCCTGACTTTCGACATGCCTGACTCGTCGCTGTGGACGCTGTACGAGCGACTGCGCATCGAAGGTGCGCCGCTGTCGGCGCGCAAAGTCTGCGATCGCAAGGAAATCTTCCCGGTGTTCCACGATCTGTTCAAGCGCCGAGGAAAACAGGAGAGGGTCGCCTGA
- a CDS encoding PrkA family serine protein kinase, whose amino-acid sequence MYNDSLFNAFARSFEARSEVDMSMAEYLESCRGDPMRYANAAERLLAAIGEPQMIDTAKDPRLGRIFLNRTMRAYPAFAGFHGMEETIERIVGFFRHAAQGLEERKQILYLLGPVGGGKSSLAERLKSLMEVHPIYVLKAGDELSPVFESPLSLFDPETLGPMIEEKYGIPRRRLNGLMSPWCYKRLEAFGGDISRFRVARIQPSRLRQIGIAKTEPGDENNQDISSLVGKVDIRKLETFAQNDPDAYSYSGGLNRANQGVLEFVEMFKAPIKMLHPLLTATQEGNYIGTENIGAIPFTGVILAHSNESEWQSFKANKNNEAFIDRICVIKVPYCLRVTEEQKIYEKLIQGSELASAPCAPSTLETLARFSVMSRLRRHENSTLFAKMRVYDGESLKESDPKARSVQEYKDAAGVDEGMDGISTRFAFKVLASTYNHDTTEIGADAVHLMYTLEQAIRREQLPDEVEKRYIEFIKADLAPRYAEFIGHEIQKAYLESYSDYGQNLFDRYVDYADAWIEDQDFKDPDTGQLLDRELLNQELTKIEKPAGIANPKDFRNEVVKFSLRSRAQHGGKNPSWTSYEKIREVIEKRIFSQVEDLLPVISFGSKKDGETERKHGEFVERMVERGYTERQVRRLVEWYMRVKQAG is encoded by the coding sequence ATGTACAACGATTCTCTGTTCAATGCGTTCGCACGGTCCTTCGAGGCCCGCAGCGAAGTCGATATGTCGATGGCAGAGTATCTGGAATCGTGTCGAGGCGATCCGATGCGATATGCCAATGCAGCCGAGCGGCTACTCGCGGCGATCGGTGAACCCCAAATGATCGACACGGCCAAGGACCCCCGCCTTGGCCGTATTTTTTTGAACAGGACCATGCGTGCCTATCCGGCGTTCGCCGGTTTCCACGGCATGGAAGAGACAATCGAGCGCATTGTCGGTTTCTTCCGGCACGCGGCCCAGGGCCTGGAGGAACGTAAGCAAATTCTTTATTTGCTCGGCCCCGTCGGCGGCGGCAAATCGTCCCTTGCCGAGCGGCTCAAGTCGCTGATGGAGGTCCATCCGATCTATGTGCTCAAGGCGGGCGACGAACTCAGCCCCGTCTTCGAAAGCCCGCTCAGCCTGTTCGACCCCGAAACCCTGGGGCCGATGATCGAAGAGAAGTACGGCATCCCGCGTCGCCGCCTCAATGGATTGATGAGTCCATGGTGCTACAAGCGGCTGGAAGCCTTCGGCGGCGATATCTCGAGATTCCGTGTGGCCAGGATCCAGCCTTCGCGGTTGCGCCAGATCGGAATCGCTAAGACCGAGCCCGGCGACGAAAATAATCAGGACATCTCGTCGCTGGTCGGCAAGGTCGATATCCGCAAGCTGGAGACTTTTGCGCAGAACGACCCCGATGCTTACAGCTATTCCGGCGGGCTCAATCGCGCCAATCAGGGTGTCCTCGAATTTGTCGAGATGTTCAAGGCGCCGATCAAGATGCTGCATCCGCTGCTGACGGCGACGCAGGAGGGTAACTATATCGGCACCGAGAATATCGGGGCCATACCCTTCACCGGTGTCATTCTCGCCCATTCCAACGAGTCGGAATGGCAGAGTTTCAAAGCCAACAAGAACAACGAAGCCTTCATCGACCGCATCTGCGTGATCAAGGTGCCGTACTGCCTGCGGGTCACGGAAGAGCAGAAGATCTACGAGAAGCTCATCCAGGGGTCCGAGCTTGCCTCCGCGCCCTGTGCGCCGTCGACACTGGAGACTTTGGCGCGCTTCTCGGTGATGTCGCGCCTGCGCCGGCACGAAAACTCGACGCTGTTTGCAAAAATGCGGGTCTATGACGGCGAAAGCCTGAAGGAATCCGATCCGAAGGCGCGCAGCGTTCAGGAATACAAGGATGCGGCGGGGGTCGACGAGGGCATGGACGGGATCTCGACGCGCTTTGCGTTCAAGGTTCTGGCTTCGACCTACAATCACGATACGACGGAAATCGGCGCCGACGCCGTCCATCTGATGTACACGCTGGAGCAGGCGATCCGCCGCGAGCAGCTTCCTGACGAAGTCGAAAAGCGATATATCGAGTTCATCAAGGCCGATCTTGCGCCGCGCTATGCCGAATTCATCGGGCACGAGATTCAAAAGGCCTACCTCGAATCCTATTCGGACTACGGGCAAAATCTGTTCGACCGCTACGTCGATTATGCCGACGCCTGGATCGAAGATCAGGATTTCAAGGATCCCGATACCGGACAACTGCTTGACCGCGAGCTCCTCAATCAGGAACTGACCAAGATCGAGAAGCCTGCGGGCATCGCCAACCCGAAGGATTTCCGCAACGAGGTCGTCAAGTTCTCGTTGCGGTCGCGGGCGCAGCACGGCGGCAAGAACCCGTCCTGGACCAGTTATGAGAAGATCCGGGAAGTGATCGAGAAGCGGATATTCTCGCAGGTCGAAGACCTGCTTCCCGTCATTTCGTTCGGCTCGAAAAAGGACGGCGAAACCGAGCGCAAGCACGGCGAGTTCGTCGAACGAATGGTCGAGCGTGGCTACACCGAGCGCCAGGTCCGCCGGCTGGTCGAGTGGTACATGCGCGTGAAGCAGGCAGGCTGA
- a CDS encoding SpoVR family protein: MTATDQLLFQGADWDFQTLQRISDACEEIARSELGLSTYPNQIEVITAEQMLDAYSSVGMPLFYKHWSFGKHFAYEEASYRRGLMGLAYEIVINSSPCISYLMEENTATMQTLVIAHAAFGHNHFFRNNYLFKQWTDAEGILDYLEFAKRYVAQCEERHGRQAVEQTLDAAHALRSHGVDRYAGKKKLDLRAEEERAGKRRLYEETAFNDLWRTVPAGPVKSGAVLSAERRRKLLGLPQENLLYFLEKSAPRLQPWQRELLRIVRHIAQYFYPQSQTKVMNEGTATYVHYRIMNRLHELGKLSDGNFLEFLKSHTSVVFQPEFDDRGFSGFNPYALGFAMMQDIERIVTDPGQEDREWFPDIAGSGDAMAVLRDVWANYRDESFISQFLSPRLMRHYRMFHLHDDPEQKEGIRVDAIHDERGYRRLRRELARQYDVGVIDANIEVVDVDLAGDRRLVLRHNVVKGAKLNEADTVRVLQHLANLWSYDVSLVEVDEADVVLKEHKMTPRPVAAVA; encoded by the coding sequence ATGACCGCGACGGACCAATTGCTGTTTCAGGGCGCGGATTGGGATTTCCAGACGCTGCAGCGCATCTCCGACGCCTGTGAGGAAATTGCGCGCTCCGAACTGGGTCTCAGTACCTATCCCAACCAGATCGAAGTCATTACGGCCGAACAGATGCTGGATGCCTATTCGTCCGTCGGCATGCCGCTGTTCTACAAGCATTGGTCGTTCGGCAAGCACTTTGCCTATGAGGAGGCCTCTTACCGCAGGGGGCTGATGGGTCTGGCGTATGAGATCGTCATCAACAGCTCGCCCTGCATTTCCTATCTGATGGAGGAAAATACCGCGACGATGCAGACGCTGGTGATTGCGCATGCAGCGTTCGGCCACAATCATTTCTTCAGGAACAATTACCTGTTCAAGCAGTGGACCGACGCCGAGGGTATTCTGGACTATCTCGAATTCGCCAAACGCTACGTGGCGCAATGCGAGGAGCGTCACGGACGTCAGGCGGTCGAACAGACCCTTGATGCGGCGCACGCCCTGCGGTCGCACGGTGTCGATCGGTATGCCGGCAAGAAGAAGCTCGACCTTCGCGCCGAGGAGGAGCGCGCCGGAAAGCGTCGTTTGTACGAAGAAACCGCCTTCAACGACCTCTGGCGAACCGTTCCGGCCGGACCCGTCAAGAGCGGGGCGGTGCTGAGCGCCGAGCGCCGCCGCAAGCTGCTCGGGCTACCGCAGGAAAACCTGCTGTACTTTCTCGAAAAATCGGCGCCACGCCTGCAGCCATGGCAGCGCGAATTGCTGCGGATCGTGCGGCATATCGCCCAGTACTTCTACCCGCAGAGCCAGACCAAGGTCATGAACGAGGGAACCGCGACCTATGTTCACTACCGCATCATGAACCGGCTGCACGAACTGGGCAAATTGTCTGACGGCAACTTTCTGGAATTCCTGAAGTCGCATACCAGCGTCGTGTTCCAGCCTGAATTCGACGATCGAGGTTTTTCGGGCTTCAACCCTTACGCGCTTGGTTTTGCGATGATGCAGGACATCGAGCGCATCGTCACCGATCCAGGGCAGGAGGATCGTGAGTGGTTTCCGGACATTGCGGGCAGCGGCGATGCGATGGCGGTTCTGCGCGACGTTTGGGCCAATTATCGCGACGAAAGCTTCATCAGCCAGTTCCTCAGCCCGCGGCTGATGCGACACTATCGCATGTTCCATCTACACGACGATCCGGAGCAAAAGGAAGGCATCAGGGTCGACGCCATTCATGACGAGCGCGGCTATCGTCGTCTTCGCCGCGAACTGGCGCGGCAATATGACGTTGGTGTCATCGACGCCAATATCGAAGTCGTAGACGTCGATCTTGCCGGCGACCGCCGCCTGGTGTTGCGTCACAACGTCGTGAAGGGCGCCAAACTGAATGAGGCCGACACGGTGCGCGTGCTGCAGCACCTCGCCAATCTCTGGAGCTATGATGTTTCGCTTGTCGAGGTCGACGAAGCAGATGTGGTCCTCAAGGAACACAAAATGACGCCCCGGCCGGTCGCGGCTGTCGCATAG
- a CDS encoding efflux RND transporter permease subunit: MIGIVRLALRRPYTFIVMALLILIFGTASALRTPTDIFPNINIPVISVVFSYTGLPADDMAGRIVTFYERSLPNSVNDIEHIESQSIVNYGIIKIFFQPTVNINAALAQVNGMSQTVLKQMPPGITPPLILSFNASSVPILQLALSSDQMSETQIFDSALNFIRPALAPVPGAALPLPFGGKVRQVQADLNQQALHQYGVSANDVINALSLQNLITPVGTQKIGSYEYTVNLNDSPKAVAAFNDLPVKTVNGTVIYMRDVAYVHDGSPPQTNAVHVNGAGAVLLTIMKAGASSTLDIINGVKNLLPSVSQTLPGSLKLTAVGDQSVFVTDAVSSVVREGVIAAVLTGMMILLFLGSWRSTLIITLSIPLAILAALTGLSLLGETINVMTLGGLALAVGILVDDATVTIENINWHLEQGKEIEPAILDGARQIVVPATVSLLCICIAFVPMFGLGGVAGYLFRPLAEAVMLALAASYVLSRTLVPTLANYLLRHQHVHGSADEAGHAAPSRNPLARFQRGFERMFENVRKTYLGLLQLCLRNRIKLIAGFLCFSLLSFGLAPYLGQDFFPTVDGGQIKLHVRAPTGTRIEETTSLTDRIGTAIHGIIPANELGGIVSNIGLSVSGINMAYNNSGTIGVGDADILVSLKPQHAPTDDYIKTMREKLPQQFPGTSFAFLPADIVSQVLNFGVPAPIDLQVAGSDLSANRKYADSLLTKIRAIPGIADARIQQAFQQPTLDVNVDRSLTSLVGLTEKDVATAMLTTLSGSSQSAPTYWLNPANGVSYAVSVQTPQRDINTMTGLQNIPVTSAASANTQLLGGLAQVKRTNSNAVVSHYNVQPVIDIFATPQGRDLGALASDIRTVIHDTAKDLPKGASVALRGQVSTMTSAYQQLFVGLGAAIVLIYLLIVINFQSWIDPFVIVMALPTALAGIVWMLFGTGTTLSVPALTGAIMCMGVATANSILVISFARERMAAGADAMTAAFEAGASRFRPVLMTALAMVIGMLPMAIEAGQNQPLGRAVIGGLIFATSATLFLVPTIFSLVHSRQPGTASPADAATSSSH; the protein is encoded by the coding sequence ATGATTGGAATCGTTCGGCTCGCGCTGCGACGGCCCTATACGTTTATCGTCATGGCGCTCCTGATCCTGATCTTTGGGACGGCGTCGGCGTTGCGCACGCCGACCGACATTTTCCCGAACATCAATATCCCTGTCATCAGCGTGGTGTTCAGCTACACCGGTCTGCCGGCCGACGATATGGCCGGCCGCATCGTCACGTTCTACGAGCGGTCGCTGCCCAACAGCGTCAATGACATCGAGCATATCGAATCCCAGTCGATCGTGAATTACGGGATCATCAAGATCTTCTTTCAGCCGACCGTGAACATCAATGCCGCGCTGGCGCAGGTCAACGGCATGTCGCAGACCGTGCTGAAGCAGATGCCGCCGGGCATCACCCCGCCGCTGATTCTGAGCTTCAATGCCTCGAGCGTGCCTATCCTGCAGCTTGCGCTCTCAAGCGACCAGATGTCCGAAACCCAGATCTTCGATTCCGCGCTGAATTTCATCCGCCCGGCGCTGGCGCCGGTTCCCGGCGCCGCGCTGCCGCTTCCGTTCGGCGGCAAGGTGCGCCAGGTCCAGGCCGATCTCAACCAGCAGGCGCTGCATCAATACGGCGTTTCCGCCAACGACGTCATCAACGCGCTTTCGCTGCAGAACCTGATCACGCCGGTCGGAACCCAGAAGATCGGCTCCTATGAATATACCGTCAATTTGAACGACTCGCCGAAAGCGGTCGCAGCCTTCAACGACCTCCCGGTCAAGACCGTCAACGGCACCGTCATCTATATGCGTGACGTGGCCTATGTACATGACGGCAGTCCGCCGCAGACCAACGCGGTTCACGTCAACGGCGCCGGCGCCGTGCTGTTGACCATCATGAAGGCGGGCGCAAGCTCGACGCTCGACATCATCAACGGCGTCAAGAACCTGCTGCCTTCGGTATCGCAGACGCTGCCGGGCAGCCTGAAGCTGACTGCGGTGGGCGATCAATCCGTCTTCGTCACCGATGCGGTGTCCAGCGTCGTCAGGGAGGGCGTGATCGCCGCGGTGCTGACCGGGATGATGATCCTGCTGTTCCTCGGCAGCTGGCGCTCGACCCTGATCATCACGCTCTCGATCCCGCTGGCGATCCTGGCTGCGCTGACCGGCCTCTCGCTATTGGGCGAGACCATCAACGTCATGACGCTCGGCGGGCTTGCGCTCGCGGTCGGTATTCTCGTCGACGACGCCACCGTCACCATCGAGAACATCAACTGGCATCTCGAGCAGGGCAAGGAGATCGAGCCCGCCATTCTCGATGGCGCCCGGCAGATCGTCGTGCCGGCGACGGTGTCGCTGCTCTGCATCTGCATCGCGTTCGTGCCGATGTTCGGGCTTGGCGGCGTCGCCGGTTATCTGTTCCGGCCGCTCGCCGAAGCGGTGATGCTGGCGCTTGCGGCCTCCTATGTGCTGTCGCGCACGCTGGTGCCGACGCTGGCGAACTATCTGTTGCGCCATCAGCACGTCCACGGCTCGGCCGATGAGGCGGGGCATGCCGCGCCGAGCCGCAATCCGCTCGCCCGCTTCCAGCGCGGCTTCGAGCGCATGTTCGAAAACGTCCGCAAAACCTATCTCGGCCTGCTGCAGCTCTGTCTGCGCAACCGGATCAAGCTGATCGCCGGGTTCCTTTGCTTCAGCCTGCTGTCGTTCGGCCTTGCGCCCTATCTCGGCCAGGACTTCTTCCCGACCGTGGATGGCGGCCAGATCAAGCTGCATGTCCGCGCCCCCACGGGAACGCGGATCGAGGAAACGACCAGCCTGACCGACCGGATCGGGACCGCCATCCACGGCATCATTCCCGCCAATGAGCTTGGCGGCATTGTGAGCAATATCGGGCTCTCGGTCAGTGGCATCAACATGGCCTACAACAACTCCGGCACCATCGGCGTCGGCGACGCCGACATTCTGGTCAGCCTCAAGCCCCAACACGCGCCCACCGATGACTACATCAAGACCATGCGCGAGAAACTGCCGCAGCAGTTTCCCGGCACCAGTTTCGCCTTTCTTCCGGCCGATATCGTCAGCCAGGTGCTGAATTTCGGCGTGCCGGCTCCGATCGACCTGCAGGTGGCCGGCAGCGATCTTTCGGCAAATCGCAAATACGCAGATTCGCTGTTGACGAAAATCAGGGCGATTCCCGGCATCGCCGATGCGCGCATCCAGCAGGCGTTTCAGCAGCCGACCCTTGACGTCAATGTCGACCGCTCGCTGACCTCGCTGGTCGGCCTGACCGAAAAGGACGTTGCCACCGCCATGCTGACGACATTGTCGGGAAGCTCGCAGTCGGCCCCGACCTATTGGCTGAACCCGGCCAACGGCGTCTCTTATGCGGTCTCGGTGCAAACCCCGCAACGCGATATCAACACCATGACCGGTCTGCAAAACATTCCGGTCACGTCAGCGGCCAGCGCCAATACCCAGCTGCTCGGCGGCCTCGCGCAGGTCAAGCGGACCAACAGCAATGCCGTCGTGTCCCACTACAATGTTCAGCCCGTCATCGACATCTTTGCAACCCCGCAGGGGCGCGACCTCGGTGCGCTCGCGTCAGACATTCGGACGGTGATCCACGACACCGCAAAAGATCTGCCCAAGGGCGCGAGTGTCGCATTGCGCGGTCAGGTCAGCACGATGACAAGCGCCTATCAGCAGCTGTTCGTCGGTCTCGGGGCAGCGATCGTGCTGATCTATTTGCTGATCGTCATCAACTTCCAGTCCTGGATCGATCCCTTCGTCATCGTGATGGCACTGCCGACCGCACTGGCCGGCATCGTCTGGATGCTGTTCGGGACCGGAACGACGCTTTCGGTTCCCGCACTCACCGGCGCGATCATGTGCATGGGGGTTGCGACCGCCAACAGCATTCTGGTGATCAGCTTTGCCCGCGAACGGATGGCGGCCGGCGCAGATGCCATGACGGCTGCCTTTGAGGCGGGCGCTTCGCGGTTTCGCCCGGTCCTGATGACGGCGCTCGCCATGGTCATCGGGATGCTGCCGATGGCGATCGAGGCCGGGCAGAACCAACCGCTCGGGCGTGCCGTGATCGGCGGGCTGATCTTTGCCACCTCCGCCACGCTGTTTCTGGTGCCGACCATCTTCAGCCTGGTGCACAGCCGCCAGCCTGGCACCGCAAGTCCAGCGGATGCCGCTACCTCATCATCGCATTGA